One genomic region from Saprospiraceae bacterium encodes:
- a CDS encoding bifunctional nuclease family protein, with amino-acid sequence MKKIELEIVTLSHSISQSHNYAVVLGEMDGTRKLPIVIGSFEAQAIAVAMEKMNPNRPLTHDLFKNALDTFDIEIKEVVINNLLDGIFYARLVCARNGETVEIDSRTSDAIAMAVRANCPIYTFDFILESAGVILEDAEEKPVTATSPRKERSGTSFNQYSLEALNKMLEEVLAEEDYEKAAKIRDEINKRREANQ; translated from the coding sequence ATGAAAAAAATAGAACTCGAAATAGTCACACTCTCGCACAGTATCTCTCAGTCACATAATTATGCTGTAGTATTGGGTGAAATGGATGGCACGCGCAAGTTGCCCATAGTCATCGGCAGTTTTGAAGCTCAGGCGATCGCAGTAGCCATGGAAAAGATGAATCCTAATCGCCCCTTGACGCACGATTTATTTAAAAACGCCCTGGACACTTTTGATATTGAGATCAAAGAGGTGGTGATCAATAATCTTCTGGATGGTATCTTTTATGCCAGATTGGTATGTGCTCGCAATGGAGAGACGGTGGAGATTGATTCTCGTACTTCTGATGCGATCGCTATGGCAGTACGTGCCAATTGTCCGATCTACACATTTGATTTTATACTTGAATCCGCAGGCGTTATTCTGGAAGACGCTGAAGAGAAGCCAGTGACTGCCACGAGTCCAAGGAAAGAACGATCAGGCACTTCCTTTAATCAATATTCTTTGGAGGCTTTGAACAAAATGCTTGAAGAAGTATTGGCCGAGGAAGATTATGAAAAAGCTGCTAAGATCAGAGATGAAATCAATAAACGACGAGAGGCGAACCAATAG
- a CDS encoding class I SAM-dependent RNA methyltransferase: MKLIAKTFYGLERVLEAELIKLGARNVHRINRAVEFEGDLGFLYKANLSLRTALEILVPVFSFKFETQSEYYAKIYEFDWSQYLDYTKTFAINFNVFSKIFTHSQYASLVCKDAIVDNLRQKHQKRPNVDAKDPDIRIDLHINEYQCDISLDSSWPSLFKRGYRKSTFDSPINEVLAAGLIDLGGWDGKTDFYDPFCGSGTFSSEAYIKAAGLHPQHWRKDFGFQRWFGYDEVLFNKILKFVSKPICEIEANIYASDLELYSMDACKINWRYSKISRRITAGMGDFFDSKPRGKTGWMIMNPPYDKRIPLYDTARFYEDIGRKLQADYKGFQAWIISPYTDLVERVNLRKIKTYKVYNGAIECKFVGFEC, from the coding sequence ATGAAATTAATAGCTAAGACTTTTTACGGACTGGAACGAGTACTGGAGGCAGAACTTATAAAACTGGGTGCCAGAAATGTGCATCGAATCAATCGGGCGGTCGAGTTTGAAGGCGATCTGGGCTTTTTATATAAGGCCAATCTCAGTCTGCGCACCGCTTTAGAGATATTAGTCCCTGTATTCTCTTTCAAATTTGAAACCCAGTCTGAATATTATGCCAAAATCTATGAGTTCGACTGGAGTCAATATTTGGATTACACCAAAACATTTGCTATCAACTTTAACGTATTCTCCAAAATATTTACCCATTCTCAATATGCCTCACTGGTTTGCAAAGATGCCATTGTCGACAATCTCCGTCAAAAGCACCAAAAGCGTCCAAATGTAGATGCCAAAGATCCTGATATCCGCATCGATCTGCATATCAACGAGTATCAATGTGATATTTCTCTGGATAGTTCATGGCCATCTCTTTTTAAACGTGGATATCGTAAATCTACCTTTGACTCCCCGATCAATGAAGTACTAGCGGCTGGCCTGATCGATCTGGGTGGTTGGGATGGTAAGACAGATTTTTATGACCCATTTTGCGGTTCAGGCACCTTCTCCAGCGAAGCATATATCAAGGCTGCCGGTCTGCATCCGCAACATTGGCGTAAAGACTTTGGATTTCAGCGCTGGTTTGGATACGATGAGGTGCTTTTTAATAAAATACTCAAGTTTGTATCAAAACCCATTTGTGAGATCGAAGCCAATATTTATGCATCTGATCTGGAATTGTATTCTATGGATGCTTGTAAGATCAATTGGCGGTATTCAAAAATCAGCAGACGCATCACTGCGGGCATGGGTGACTTTTTCGATTCAAAACCCAGGGGCAAAACAGGTTGGATGATCATGAATCCACCCTATGACAAAAGGATACCCTTATATGATACAGCCAGGTTCTATGAAGACATCGGCCGTAAACTCCAGGCTGATTATAAAGGATTTCAAGCATGGATCATATCACCCTATACTGACCTGGTAGAAAGAGTCAATCTCCGTAAGATCAAGACCTATAAAGTATATAATGGAGCGATCGAGTGTAAATTTGTAGGTTTTGAATGCTAA
- the mgrA gene encoding L-glyceraldehyde 3-phosphate reductase produces MKINDKFDPGHYRANADRYDQMEYRRCGLSGILLPVISIGLWHNFGHTDDLENGRNILRTAFDHGITHFDLANNYGPPFGAAEENFGKLYKQDWKLYRDQLIISSKAGWDMWPGPYGNLGSRKYLIASCDQSLKRMKLDYVDIFYSHRRDPDTPLEETMGALDQIVRSGKALYAGISQYTATDTAKAYDILKSMGTPLLIHQPRYSMMDRWVETGLLDVLGKKGIGSIAFSPLEQGILTDKYLKGIPKDSRIGRDGRYLTKDRITPTLIEKVSKLQDIAKSRNQSLAQMAVAWLLKDPRITSVLVGASSPAQLIDSIGSIKNLTFNKTELKNIETILSNKPKK; encoded by the coding sequence ATGAAAATTAACGACAAATTTGATCCCGGACACTATCGGGCCAATGCAGACAGATATGATCAAATGGAGTATCGAAGGTGTGGCTTGAGTGGTATCCTTTTGCCGGTCATTTCCATCGGCTTATGGCATAATTTTGGTCATACAGATGATCTGGAGAATGGAAGAAATATACTTCGAACAGCTTTTGACCACGGGATTACCCATTTTGATTTAGCCAATAATTATGGACCTCCTTTTGGGGCGGCTGAAGAAAATTTTGGCAAATTATATAAGCAAGATTGGAAGCTCTACCGCGACCAGCTCATCATATCCAGTAAAGCAGGGTGGGATATGTGGCCTGGCCCTTATGGCAATCTCGGATCCAGAAAATATCTGATAGCTAGTTGTGATCAGAGCCTCAAACGTATGAAGCTCGATTATGTAGATATATTTTACTCTCATCGTCGTGATCCGGACACCCCGCTGGAAGAGACTATGGGGGCACTGGATCAAATCGTCAGGAGTGGCAAAGCACTTTATGCAGGTATTTCACAATACACTGCTACGGATACTGCCAAAGCATATGATATACTGAAGTCTATGGGCACTCCCTTATTAATCCACCAGCCCAGGTATAGTATGATGGACCGGTGGGTTGAAACCGGATTGTTGGATGTACTTGGTAAAAAAGGTATTGGCAGCATTGCTTTTTCACCACTAGAACAGGGTATCCTCACGGATAAATATCTCAAAGGCATTCCGAAGGATTCACGTATTGGGAGAGATGGACGATACCTAACCAAAGATCGAATCACCCCTACTTTGATAGAAAAAGTAAGTAAGCTCCAGGATATCGCTAAATCCCGCAATCAGTCATTGGCTCAAATGGCCGTCGCATGGCTACTCAAAGATCCGAGAATCACTTCAGTTTTGGTAGGTGCCAGTAGTCCGGCACAGTTGATAGATAGCATAGGTTCTATCAAAAACCTGACCTTCAATAAAACAGAATTAAAAAACATAGAAACTATACTGTCCAACAAACCTAAAAAATAA
- a CDS encoding sodium:solute symporter, with product MSLTDWFILIFVLTGIVTYGIYKSRNSDKDSFLKGNQEGKWWTVCLGVMATQASGITFLSTPGQGYSDGLRFVQFYLGLPIAMLIICVTFIPIYFRSGVYTAYEYLEKRFDLKTRLLTSLLFLIQRGLGAGITLYAPAIILSALFGWNFKLIVLITGICVILYTVSGGAKAVSKTQTLQMTVMLLGLLFIFCVIIYELKGINFHQALQIAGWSGKMKAIDFRFDLTDRYNFWSGIIGGGFVALAYFGTDQSQVQRYLGGKSINVSRLGLIANGLFKVPMQLFILLTGVMVFVFYQLHSSPLFFNKPIEDRVLATSYASDYKEKQAVFDGILQSKQALTASLTSADFQSEDIKSRMVAFNEQELKVRNEAKEVIRQALPDAETNDRDYVFLHFVLNYLPVGLIGLLLAVVFSATMSSTSAELTALASTSTIDWFQRLNKNTLSGEQVIFYTRAFTLLWGIFAIAFAMYGSMFENLIQFVNLIGSLFYGTILGVFLCAFYLKYLHGSAVFIAAIISEIVVITLYNITDIGFLWFNLIGCGLVVSLASIWTAGRSLVKA from the coding sequence ATGAGTCTAACAGACTGGTTTATTTTAATATTTGTTTTAACAGGCATCGTCACCTATGGAATCTATAAATCCAGGAATAGTGATAAAGACTCTTTTCTGAAGGGCAACCAGGAAGGTAAGTGGTGGACCGTCTGCCTGGGTGTAATGGCTACACAAGCCAGTGGTATTACATTTTTGTCTACTCCCGGACAGGGTTACAGTGATGGATTGAGATTTGTTCAGTTTTACCTCGGTTTGCCCATAGCGATGTTGATTATCTGTGTAACCTTTATTCCTATTTATTTCAGATCGGGGGTGTATACTGCGTATGAATATCTTGAGAAAAGGTTTGATTTAAAAACGCGTCTGCTTACTTCTTTGCTGTTCCTGATTCAGCGAGGACTGGGAGCAGGTATCACCCTATATGCGCCAGCCATCATCTTAAGTGCCTTGTTTGGATGGAATTTTAAATTGATCGTACTCATCACCGGCATTTGTGTGATCTTATATACGGTATCCGGTGGAGCCAAAGCAGTCAGTAAAACACAGACCTTGCAGATGACTGTCATGTTATTAGGATTGTTATTCATTTTTTGTGTCATCATTTATGAGCTGAAGGGTATTAATTTCCATCAGGCGTTGCAGATAGCCGGATGGTCGGGCAAAATGAAAGCGATTGATTTTCGATTTGATCTCACAGACCGATATAATTTTTGGTCGGGCATCATTGGGGGCGGATTCGTTGCGCTGGCTTATTTTGGCACTGACCAATCGCAAGTCCAACGATATCTCGGTGGCAAATCGATCAATGTCAGTCGCCTTGGCCTGATCGCCAATGGATTATTTAAAGTGCCGATGCAACTTTTTATCCTGCTCACCGGAGTAATGGTCTTTGTTTTTTATCAATTGCATAGCAGCCCACTTTTTTTTAATAAACCTATTGAAGACAGAGTACTTGCCACCAGTTATGCTTCCGACTATAAAGAGAAACAAGCTGTATTTGATGGTATACTGCAATCCAAACAAGCATTGACTGCTTCTCTGACTTCAGCTGACTTTCAATCTGAAGATATCAAGTCCAGAATGGTAGCCTTCAACGAGCAGGAATTAAAAGTGCGCAATGAAGCGAAAGAAGTCATCCGGCAAGCCCTCCCAGATGCAGAGACCAATGATCGCGATTATGTTTTTCTTCATTTTGTGCTCAACTATCTCCCTGTCGGTTTGATTGGCTTGTTACTAGCAGTAGTCTTTTCTGCGACCATGTCATCTACTTCTGCAGAGTTGACAGCTCTGGCCAGTACCAGTACGATTGATTGGTTCCAAAGACTTAACAAAAATACCTTGAGTGGTGAGCAGGTGATTTTTTACACTCGGGCTTTTACCTTGTTATGGGGCATATTTGCCATCGCTTTTGCTATGTATGGGTCTATGTTTGAAAACCTGATTCAATTTGTCAACCTGATTGGATCTTTATTTTATGGTACGATATTAGGGGTATTCTTATGTGCTTTTTATTTAAAATACCTGCATGGTTCGGCAGTATTTATCGCAGCCATTATATCTGAAATCGTTGTGATTACTTTGTATAATATCACCGATATTGGCTTTTTATGGTTTAACCTTATCGGATGTGGTTTGGTTGTAAGTCTGGCCTCCATATGGACAGCAGGTAGATCACTGGTAAAAGCCTGA
- a CDS encoding electron transfer flavoprotein subunit beta/FixA family protein: MKILVCISSTPDTTSKISFKNEQTEFNTEGVQFILNPYDEWYALVRGLELKEQLGGTVTVIHVGPANNDPMIRKALAIGADDAVRINIHSRSTWTTAKSIANYAADQHFDLILTGKETIDYQTGEVGAMIAELLDLPFVPFASKMEAAEGKITCNRDIEGGVEVIEVMLPAVVSASKGMAEQRIPNMKGIMTAKNKPLIVIDANAAPDLAEILSYELPPPKQGVIMIEPDEIEDLVRILHEKEKVI; encoded by the coding sequence ATGAAAATTCTTGTTTGTATTTCTTCTACCCCGGATACTACCAGTAAAATAAGTTTTAAAAATGAACAAACTGAATTTAATACTGAGGGGGTCCAGTTTATATTAAACCCTTATGATGAATGGTATGCCCTGGTGAGAGGGCTGGAATTAAAAGAACAATTAGGGGGCACCGTAACTGTAATACATGTAGGACCGGCCAATAATGATCCCATGATCAGGAAAGCCCTGGCCATTGGAGCTGATGATGCAGTCCGAATCAATATTCATTCGCGTTCGACCTGGACTACCGCCAAAAGCATTGCAAATTATGCTGCAGATCAACATTTTGATCTTATACTTACAGGCAAGGAGACGATTGATTACCAGACAGGCGAGGTGGGTGCTATGATCGCGGAGTTACTCGACCTTCCGTTTGTGCCGTTTGCCAGTAAAATGGAGGCTGCGGAAGGCAAGATCACTTGTAACAGAGATATCGAGGGTGGGGTAGAGGTCATCGAAGTTATGCTTCCTGCAGTTGTCAGTGCTTCCAAAGGTATGGCCGAACAACGTATCCCCAATATGAAGGGGATCATGACTGCTAAAAACAAACCTTTGATCGTGATAGATGCCAATGCTGCGCCAGATCTCGCCGAAATATTAAGTTATGAACTACCCCCACCTAAACAAGGAGTGATTATGATTGAACCTGATGAGATTGAAGATTTGGTCAGGATACTTCATGAAAAGGAAAAAGTAATCTAA
- a CDS encoding electron transfer flavoprotein subunit alpha/FixB family protein: MNNVLVVVESFHDEFKKTALEAVTYGKTLAQLLGGQCKALVLGPSTGGAQLGIYGADQVSIVPSIQSMADNQAISGLIVTQAQTFGCGAIILSNNSTGRGLTGRLAAGLESGCATGVLDMVELDGDKLIVSRSVYAGKAKARVSLSGACKVLSLSSNAIALRSDGNEVAVETIDFISPDSKVKVLDTKRVSGRTPLPEAETVVSAGRGMKEAANWGIIEALADALGATTACSRPVADAGWRPHHEHVGQTGLAIKPNLYIAIGISGAIQHLAGVNSSKVIVVINKDPEAPFFKAATYGICADLFDVVPRLTAAITKLKAG; encoded by the coding sequence ATGAATAATGTATTAGTCGTCGTCGAATCCTTCCATGATGAGTTTAAAAAGACTGCTCTCGAGGCTGTGACTTATGGCAAAACCTTAGCCCAATTGCTTGGTGGTCAATGCAAAGCTTTGGTATTGGGACCTTCCACCGGTGGAGCCCAGCTAGGTATATACGGGGCTGATCAGGTCTCAATAGTGCCCTCCATCCAGTCCATGGCTGACAATCAGGCTATCTCTGGCTTGATAGTCACTCAAGCGCAAACCTTTGGATGCGGAGCGATCATCCTTAGTAATAATAGCACAGGTAGAGGGCTTACAGGCAGACTGGCTGCAGGATTGGAGTCAGGATGTGCTACGGGTGTGTTGGATATGGTGGAATTGGACGGTGATAAACTGATTGTGAGCAGATCTGTATATGCGGGCAAAGCTAAAGCCAGAGTGTCTTTATCCGGCGCATGCAAAGTATTGAGTCTTTCTTCTAATGCCATAGCTTTAAGATCTGATGGCAATGAGGTAGCTGTAGAGACTATCGATTTTATATCACCCGACTCAAAGGTAAAGGTCTTGGATACCAAAAGAGTCAGCGGCCGCACTCCACTTCCAGAGGCTGAAACGGTAGTCTCCGCAGGCAGAGGCATGAAAGAGGCAGCCAATTGGGGTATCATAGAAGCCCTGGCGGATGCTTTAGGGGCCACCACTGCCTGTTCGAGACCTGTAGCTGATGCCGGCTGGAGACCTCATCACGAACACGTTGGACAGACAGGCCTGGCCATCAAACCTAATCTTTATATCGCAATCGGCATATCCGGAGCTATCCAGCATTTAGCAGGTGTCAATAGTTCAAAAGTCATCGTCGTCATCAATAAAGATCCGGAGGCTCCATTTTTTAAAGCTGCTACCTACGGTATTTGTGCAGATTTGTTTGATGTAGTACCACGACTCACTGCCGCCATAACAAAACTAAAAGCAGGATAA
- a CDS encoding trypsin-like peptidase domain-containing protein: MKSLISILLAAILSSGLTVFFYSKRFPQKILVREPRAVFSDLRHSAVPEVEGESYSDAAKDHENVTSTELAFESKQNHVELPNFRAAAQKSTAAVVFIKSTEIRTNRYGYEYLDHSSGSGVILSADGYIVTNHHVIETGATDLSSNIEVTLNSKEKYQAKIIGDDPSTDVALLKIEAKDLPFLTFDNSDELEIGDWVLAIGNPDKLRSTVTAGIVSAKGRNINILGDRDLSIESFIQTDAVVNPGNSGGALVNTSGAVVGINTAILTHTGNYEGYSFAIPSNLVKKVIEDLKQYGKTQRAFLGITLNDDIDNQKVKDLQLPNHTGVLVEKVYESSAAEDAGIQPGDVILKMDQSVVTSNNELHEKIGSKRPGDEVGITFYRAGKTFQTLVKLKDINNKTTIDNSNIHSEKILVDQGFEIRDLNPYEKTRFKINGVRVVGIYKGSVVDQCNMQTGYIITQINGQMIKDCADFIKKLKNLSSVVDLTGFYDFDTSNSIYPYKFKKAS; this comes from the coding sequence ATGAAATCCCTGATTAGTATTTTACTCGCTGCTATCCTTAGTTCAGGACTAACCGTTTTTTTTTACAGCAAACGATTTCCTCAAAAAATATTGGTCAGGGAGCCCCGGGCGGTATTCTCTGACTTGAGACATTCGGCCGTCCCTGAGGTTGAGGGAGAATCGTACTCTGATGCGGCCAAAGACCATGAAAATGTCACCAGCACAGAGCTAGCATTTGAATCGAAACAAAACCATGTAGAGCTTCCCAATTTTAGAGCAGCTGCCCAAAAATCTACCGCTGCGGTCGTATTTATCAAATCCACAGAGATCCGGACCAACAGATACGGTTATGAATACCTGGATCATAGCTCAGGATCAGGCGTAATCTTATCGGCCGATGGATACATCGTCACCAACCACCATGTGATCGAGACCGGTGCTACAGATCTTTCATCCAATATAGAGGTGACCCTCAATTCGAAAGAAAAATACCAGGCCAAAATCATCGGAGACGATCCAAGCACAGATGTTGCATTGTTGAAGATAGAGGCTAAAGACCTGCCCTTTCTGACATTTGACAATTCGGACGAACTCGAGATCGGTGATTGGGTGCTGGCTATCGGCAATCCTGACAAACTCCGATCAACTGTCACGGCAGGTATCGTCAGTGCAAAAGGCAGAAATATCAATATTCTCGGAGACAGAGATCTTTCTATAGAATCCTTTATCCAGACAGATGCTGTAGTCAACCCTGGCAACAGCGGCGGTGCATTGGTCAATACCAGTGGAGCCGTGGTGGGTATCAATACTGCTATTCTGACTCATACCGGCAATTATGAAGGATACTCTTTTGCCATACCCAGCAACCTCGTAAAAAAAGTAATCGAAGATCTAAAACAATATGGCAAGACTCAACGTGCTTTCCTCGGAATCACGCTCAACGATGATATTGACAATCAAAAAGTCAAAGACCTTCAACTGCCAAATCATACCGGTGTATTGGTAGAAAAAGTTTACGAAAGTTCCGCTGCCGAAGACGCAGGGATCCAGCCTGGTGATGTGATCCTCAAAATGGATCAGTCAGTGGTAACCTCCAATAATGAACTTCATGAAAAAATAGGTAGTAAGCGTCCCGGAGACGAAGTAGGGATCACCTTTTATCGTGCCGGCAAGACTTTTCAAACCTTGGTTAAACTCAAGGATATCAATAATAAAACCACGATAGATAATTCTAATATTCATTCTGAAAAAATACTGGTAGACCAGGGCTTTGAGATTAGGGACTTAAATCCTTATGAAAAAACGCGCTTTAAAATCAATGGAGTTAGGGTAGTAGGTATCTACAAAGGATCAGTAGTGGACCAATGCAATATGCAGACCGGCTACATCATCACCCAGATCAATGGACAGATGATAAAAGACTGTGCAGACTTCATCAAAAAACTTAAGAATTTATCTTCTGTCGTAGATCTTACAGGATTTTATGACTTTGATACTTCTAACTCGATCTATCCCTATAAGTTCAAAAAAGCATCCTGA
- a CDS encoding acyl-CoA carboxylase subunit beta — MADTLTFSQNEDAYKLLLTKLERKLADIYEGGGKKKKEKLHQEGKLSARERVALLLDKGAEWLEIGAFAAYGMYEADGGCPAAGVVCGIGRVSGTLCMIVANDATVKAGAWFPMTGKKNLRAQEIAMENHIPIIYLVDSAGVYLPMQDEIFPDKEHFGRIFRNNARMSSMGIPQIAAVMGSCVAGGAYLPIMSDEALIVDKTGSIFLAGPYLVKAAIGENIDSETLGGATTHSEISGIIDHKMPDDTSCLERIRMLVKGMGKGPVTHFNRIPSVEPAEASERIYGVFPYQSNKPYDIHDILASIVDRGSMIPYKEDYGKTIACVYARIDGWSVGIVANNREIVKTGKGEMQFGGVIYSDSADKATRFILNCNQKNIPLVFVQDVTGFMVGSRSEHGGIIKDGAKMVNAVANSTVPKFTIIIGNSYGAGNYAMCGKAYDPRLILAWPTSKIAVMGGQQAARVLAEIQVNKLKSQGQEVDPEAEQTLYDKIKNRYDEQESAYYAAARLWVDAIISPIHTREWISIGIEMSSYAKVEKFNVGVIQV; from the coding sequence ATGGCCGATACATTAACTTTTTCTCAAAATGAAGACGCATACAAACTGCTCCTGACTAAACTCGAACGCAAATTAGCCGATATCTATGAAGGAGGTGGAAAGAAAAAAAAGGAAAAATTGCACCAGGAAGGTAAACTTTCTGCAAGGGAACGAGTAGCATTATTATTAGATAAAGGTGCCGAATGGCTAGAGATTGGAGCATTCGCTGCATATGGTATGTATGAAGCAGATGGAGGCTGCCCTGCAGCTGGAGTGGTCTGTGGAATAGGTCGGGTCAGTGGTACATTATGCATGATAGTAGCCAATGATGCCACTGTCAAAGCAGGTGCCTGGTTTCCGATGACCGGCAAAAAAAATCTCCGTGCCCAGGAGATCGCCATGGAAAATCATATTCCGATCATCTACCTGGTAGACAGCGCAGGCGTCTATCTTCCTATGCAGGACGAAATATTTCCTGACAAGGAACATTTTGGCAGAATATTTAGAAACAATGCCCGAATGTCCAGTATGGGAATTCCTCAGATAGCCGCAGTCATGGGTTCTTGTGTGGCAGGTGGTGCTTATCTGCCAATCATGTCAGATGAAGCCTTGATCGTAGACAAGACCGGTTCAATATTCCTTGCAGGACCTTACCTGGTCAAAGCTGCCATTGGTGAAAATATAGACTCAGAAACACTGGGGGGAGCTACGACGCACAGTGAAATCTCAGGCATTATAGACCACAAAATGCCCGATGATACCAGCTGCCTGGAGCGGATCAGAATGTTGGTCAAAGGCATGGGAAAGGGACCTGTGACTCATTTCAATCGAATACCAAGTGTAGAACCCGCCGAAGCTTCAGAACGCATCTATGGCGTATTCCCATATCAATCAAACAAACCTTATGATATACACGACATCCTGGCCAGCATCGTAGACCGGGGCAGCATGATCCCCTATAAAGAAGATTATGGCAAGACCATCGCCTGCGTGTACGCGAGGATAGACGGATGGAGTGTCGGCATCGTGGCCAATAATCGCGAAATAGTCAAAACGGGTAAAGGCGAGATGCAATTTGGCGGTGTCATTTATTCAGATAGCGCTGACAAGGCGACCCGATTTATACTTAACTGTAATCAAAAAAACATCCCTCTGGTCTTTGTACAAGATGTTACTGGATTTATGGTAGGGTCAAGATCTGAACATGGAGGAATTATAAAAGATGGAGCCAAAATGGTCAATGCTGTAGCCAATAGTACAGTACCAAAATTTACGATCATTATAGGCAATTCATACGGTGCAGGCAATTATGCGATGTGTGGCAAAGCTTATGACCCCAGGCTCATTCTTGCCTGGCCTACCTCCAAAATAGCAGTCATGGGGGGGCAGCAAGCTGCTCGTGTGCTCGCGGAAATACAGGTCAATAAATTAAAAAGTCAAGGGCAAGAGGTCGATCCGGAAGCGGAGCAAACATTATATGATAAAATAAAAAACAGGTATGATGAACAAGAATCTGCCTACTATGCCGCTGCAAGATTATGGGTAGACGCTATTATCTCTCCCATTCACACCCGTGAGTGGATCTCCATAGGAATAGAAATGTCCAGCTACGCGAAAGTAGAGAAATTTAATGTCGGGGTGATACAAGTATAG